The Epinephelus fuscoguttatus linkage group LG19, E.fuscoguttatus.final_Chr_v1 genome contains the following window.
CTATCAGCATCACTGCaatatagtatgccataaaaagatttagtatgtcccaatacatagcatgtaaaatgcagtatgccaaaatatcaggatgttctactacatccggtcagATTTTCTGACCCACAATCTTCTGTAGTGCGGAAGATCCGTTGCATcagctgagctgcagacagatGACAGTTTGTTGAAATCTGTCAGATGCtgcaatgacagatgacagcaCATTAAAGTGACTGATGACCAATTGATAAGTAATAAttggaatattaattgtttagtaatatataataaatcatCAAATGACATACGTATTAAATGGGGTGTATCTTTCTTTGTGTCCTAACAACGTCAATATATGATGATAACACAATGATAACACTATTGAGTTATTCTTTTAAAGTTTATGTACacagtgtgcattcagcagctttatacatcctcaagactgaaaataataagtcaactaagtctaaaaataataaaccagTGTTGACTTACATGGGACTTAACCCCCagtctcctgtgtgaaagtcctgtgcttccACCATGTCCTACTCCCTCTGTGGACTGTGTTGCTCTTTACACTACGTCACCTGACTTTCTGCGAGTTTTTCTTACAGATATATCACTTTAATATCAGAAAATGCCCTAATCCAACTGCTTCCGACCTCTACGGAACAACATGACGTGTACTAGCCAATCACATCACACCGTGGGATCCATAATAAGGTGTTGTGGAGCTGGATCGCTGACTATTCTCACCTGGGTGCAAATACACACTCTgtacttttttatatatatctctgtgtgtctcattaACGCATGTGTCAACGGGACCGGTTACAGTGATTGGTATTGCAGACACACAGGGCGACGGATACAACCTGAGCCACCTGTTCTCTCCCCCTCATGTTTCATATCCTTGTTTCTCTCTCGCCCCCTCTTTCTCATCCTCCtcactctctccctgtcttctCCGCAGCGAAAAACTGCTCCTACTTCAAACACTTTACCTCGGGGGAAGAAGCTGAAGTTTTTGAAGTGAAGACCCAGAAAGGTGGGTGCCTCCTCACTGCCACCCTGACTACATATTACAACAGATCCTGTTTTTTTCATACCCAACAGCCTGTTAAAGAATGTGTACAGTAAACCAGGGAAACACATGGATATATGCTTAGATATCGTAGTTTATCTCATGTAAGACCCCTACAGACACTGCAGCCTGGTCTTCTACACACAAGTAATGTTCAATAGCAAAAAGACTTTGTAGGAAATGCTTATGCAGCCTGGGTTTTTCTTTTCAATATACCAAGGAAACATTTGAACACAAACTCATTTACACGCACACAGTACTTCATGTAAGATAAGAACGAAATCTGATCCAACATCCTCTGATTTtaatcttctcctcctctgccatTTTCAAAGTAAACATATTTCCAGGAAACCGCTCCTCTGTTGGCGAGCTGATTCTTTCAGCCTCTGATTAgatgcagaaaaacacacagggaaGCGTGTGGGACACAGCTAGATACTCATGAAGGCAGGAAATTACACAACATTGTCAAAGTATTAGATAAATTGAGGTAGATGTACAGTACACCGTCGAGAAATCAGTGAAGACACATTAAGAATTTAAAATTCACAGTGTTTCATACATGGTAGAAAATTAATAGGGTCATACATTAATTTTAGTGCAGGATACAAAGAATTACGGACAAACATCAGTTCAACAGATGCAGTTTTTACACTGTAACTGTACATACACTTGGATGTATTGCTGAATGGGCCTTACTGTAGGGTTGTGGACCAAACAAGATATTTGACGACGTTATCTTGAGCTTTGAGATACACTGGTCAAcctttttcataattttctgaCATATTATAAAGCAAAAAACATATCGATTTATCGAGacaaataatcaacagattaattgacAGTGTTGCAgcccttaaaattttacttaaatTATAACGTGCCAACCAGGAGGGAAATCAATGAccataaagaaatgcaaaggaactacaaagagacgcaaaaaaCCACTAATGCaggcaaaacagccacaaagagatgcaaaaggaccaaaaaaaggcacaaattgcctcaataagaaacacaaaattaccacaaagacacacccaaccacacacagatgtatgctgactacaaagagatgcaaaacaacaaaaaaaatgaggaAGAACAGCCACACTTAGAGGctgtttacacgtacacggtgattttgataaacggagacatcttccttcatttgtgcccttcgtttacacgcaaacggagatttctcctctgaaaatgagtctttctaaaaactccggccagtcAACCAATAGTTGTCGTTTAGGGTCATTAGTCAACTAgttgcctgcatgtttacgatattaatgtaattattaaatgacatattttgggcggggcaacacaatggtttgagttgaaggtgtgagaaagaatagtatcagtaacattgttaacactgtgctacattacagagaaatacaaaactgtactaatgaaccttcattaatataggcctatattttatctacaagtgcacgtcacacactgagcgagccgcctgttaatgacgctgtgggctaatgggcatgtagctacttccatgtttcagatgatacgtcatgtttgtagtcgaccaatgaagatgagtttaaatatcaccttgggttcatccttcaccttctcaaaatgatcccacactttggatttcctgctcgacatgttattaactagcctgtggaataaccgcaggtaccagccctggaaattaacgtgACTCCTAATAGagtatcacttttttttctgggactaagcaaccaatgaaatcttgccaactcgACTACTGTTTGATTGACTATTAGCGGGCAGCTctgaaaatgtataaatgtcGAAAGAGAGGCACAGTTTTATGTAGCAGCAGAAAATACAAGAAAAGCCTGAAAATCTGTGATGCTACATGACACCAGTTCCAGTAGTGATCGGGGTGAACACAACATGCACAAGTGAAACACATAAAGAGCCAATGACACACATGCACGCTAACACAGACCGACAGCCCTCACACCGACAGCGTAAGGTTATTTTACACGTGGTGTTTCTCCTCAGTCGGGGGGCTGAAACAGAATAGGATGCTCCGAGGATCATCTCTGTCACAGTTGGAGTGTTACATAGAAGGAAAGACTAGATTATCTTTATCTGACAAACAGACGGGAGGGGAGGCGGGTGGGAAGAGAGAGATGTTCTAATCATCCTGTTATAAGCCCGCAGCATCTTATCTGTCATGCAAATGGCATTATTGCCACTTTGGAGAAATGACTGTTGTTTTTAGAGTGAGGCTAATTTAAAGGCTAATTATCTGTGTCATAACTTGCCTGAGTGCAGTATTGAAACAATTATTATGGAGACAAGACTGCAacctccccttctgctcctACCCACTCTCTCAATTTTTAATCGTTGGCTGCCACTCTGCCATCTCCCTTCCCTCAATCTCTCACTCGTGCTCGCCTCCTGACTGTTcctctttctgtgtcttctcGCTCCCGCTTTGTTCCCCGATACTGTCTTTGTTTCTCACTTCTTGTCTCCTGTCTTTATCAGAGTACAACATCTCAGCGGCAGCCATCGCCATCTTTAGTCTGTTCTTCATGATCCTGGGCACCCTCTGTGTCATCTTCTCTTTCGGGAAGGGACGGGACTACCTGCTCcggcctgctgggatgtttttCGCCTTCGCAGGTCAGACGTGGCAGATAATGTGAATCACAGATCAggctctgtctgctgctcttgTCTCTTTGTGTTACAGCTCGACTCGAAGTGAGGTGTGTCAGAGTCATCGTCACGAGCACCTTTTCCTGATGAATATTACTTATGCAGCTAATTAAACAGTGTTGACAAAGCCAATTTGTCAAGGTGGCAAGTGGTGATGGAGCCCATGCAGCTCTGGGGtgacatttcaaaatattttaatagtgtTAAATTAACTCTGAGGGGTGTTTACTTCATCTAGCGGTGCATTTATTGTTACCAAGTTAGAATAAAACTGACACTCTTGCCGTGTAAATGTGGAACTGTGACAGCATTTGATTAAACAGTGATGACATCTGCTTTTAATAACAACCCATTCTCTCTGTTTTGGCACGCAGGCCTCTGTATCATCATTTCGGTTGAGGTAATGCGCCAATCTGTCAGGCGCATGATCGACAGTGATGAGACCATCTGGATTGAATACCACTACTCCTGGTCCTTTACCTGCGCCTGCGCCTCCTTCACCCTGCTCATCCTCAGCGGAGGCGCCCTGCTCCTCATCTCCATGCCTCACATGCCACGTAACCCCTGGGAGACCTGCATGGACGCTGAGCCTGACACCTTAGATTAGCCACAGGTGATGCAATGTCTCAGATCTTGattgaaatgacaaaaaacacaagtggTTTTACATCTTTTAGCCCTTTAACTACATATCATATCCCACATATTTATCATTACTGCAAGCTATTTTCCAGAGTATTAAAACGTTTTTCCCATCCTCCATGTCCATTGATTTCAGTTTATGTTAGTAAAATATGAAAATCAACTTGGAGAGATTTGTGATAGATAACCAgccacagcaaaaacaatgaaGCCCATGTTGTCTTCACAGGGTAAAGCAGCCAGGAACACGAATTGTTTTGATCCCCAGGGGATCCCGGTCCCCAGAATAAAATGCTGGTATTGCATGTTTCTACGAACAAcagttacatttgcacgttaaACTGGAGCCAACAAAGACAGGACTCAGATGTAAGACTCAAAAACACATCGCTTTTTTACTGCAATCAGTCCAAAAACACAAAGGTATCCAAAGGCAGTGGGCTTAAACAGGGTTAAACATGCAAAAATCTGGCCAAATCCAAAAGAACACTTGGGAAAAATGGCCagaacacacactcagacaaatGAGAATGAACTGGCAACAGACACAGGGTAGCACAAGGAGTAAATACACAAGGGAGGAGGGGTAATGAGGGACAGGTGAAACCAATCAGGGCggggcaggtaatcacacaAGAGCGTACCTGAAATGAGAGACAAGGATGAGTATCTGAAAACAAGGAAAACATGACCTTATCGAGGACCTCAGGGTGTAAcacatgtttcatacatatcattaacatttctaaagtgacgtggttcagattacatgtagctgagtttctcatcaggaggtggagggaatggtggatggtgtcACACCTAGGCAAGATGACAGAAGCAGATGattgttcaagaccaacaaacaacaaaagtggatattttttaacaaaggGAAACGTAAAGTTCCAGGatataatgtacaaatgtaacatatctgtggtttgcagaaacgtaaaATGCCAAcgtttattctggtgactgggtatAAACTCTTCCTGAGCTGAGGAATGATTAAGTTACATCCAAGATGTTGAAGTCATCTGCTGAGCAACAActattttaaaggaaaaatgcaCCCAactcactttaaaaaacaaacaaacaaaaaaacaaggtcCATGTGTGCTTATTAATTGTTTTAAGGGTTTGGTAGATGCAGTGCTtgtcaacagcagtgtcttAAGTTCAGGATGTTGAAGCTTTCCCCAAGCACCCAAACACACCCACAAGttaaacacactaacacactaaACCAGATAAACGCTTTGTTTAAAGTGAAGTAGTGAATTGTTGTAATGGGCCTctgtcactgcagcagcttCTTTTCTCCAAGGACTTCCTACGATAAATCAATGACATTTACTGTCTAGAGAGAGACCGCTCTCCTGATGCTCCCTTACTGACATCAATCACACACTTCAGGTCAGTGTTTCAGACCTTGGTGACCAGGACCTCTAATCCATAGTGTTGTACATGCTATGTGGTGAACCTTGGGGTTTTTATCAAATGTATTCTGCTTTTAgtctgcatttaaaaataactgACCGTTTGCTAAATCCTTGGCCTCAACAGCCATTGTCCGAACATAACTGTAACCATGCGCGGCATGTCTTTCAAGCTAAAGATTTCGCCACGTTAAAGCGCTGTGCACCTGCTTGGACAGTAAGTGTTATTGCAAAGCCAGTGGTAATTCACTGGTAAGTAATTAATTTTTTCAGGGTTGCAGgtacaataatacaaacaacaATCTAAACAGAGTTATGTTTGAATGAAACAACAGTCTCTTTCATAATTGATTGTCATACTTTAATTATTAGGACTGTAAACAACTGTAAACGGGAACACATATATGTACACCATTCTTCCTGAAATTCATTTATGAGTTTATACAATATCCCACCCCCGCACCAACCCCTAAACAGACACGTATGGAAGACACTACGAATGACACCTCATCTATGCAAGCACAGAACAAACAACGTGTATTAAAATACGTAGCCTACGTACAATTACACTCACGGAAAGCAATGTTTTAATACATATCTTAATGGTAGTAACAGTCACAGTTCTTATAAATAAATCTTGCATGTCGTTGCTGTCCAATGGAGACCACCCAATTCCAAAGCATAGGGGTCCTGAACCTCTTAATGTGACTGAATGTGGGAGTGTTTCTACATAAACTGAGACACATCTAACACTTCTGAAGCTGTACAACCAACAAGGCTGCTAAAATGGGTGTTCCCTCTAAGCTATGAGAAGTTGACATACTGGAGGTGCATGGCTCTCACAGGACAacgacatacatacatacatacacagataCATAAAGTTAAAGGTCATTATCGATATATTCATGTACCTCTGAAGCCCAACTTGTAGTTTGCCTTCTATACTAATTAAGACTGGCTGCCCGGGGAGCAGGAATTGGACCATTACATTCTTATATGAATGATTTTATGTATGATAATCACAGCTTTGTCTCCATTGTACACTGCATATGGAAAGCAGCCATAGCtaagggggcgtggcttagcaaATGGTCCATTACTTTGCCACATTACTGGGCTGTGAAGGTACCTTCACATAAACATCCATAAGAAATGTATTTAAGGAGAAAATATAGATGTTTGTTGCacttatatgtatatgtatattttttgcaATGCTGTATTAAATTGTGTTACTTTTAATTTGGGGCCGTAAATGCCTAAAGCTAAAATATTTAGGATAAGTATGACACAGATGACTTTTTCATTTTAGTATTACCTATGATTGTAAAATGGTTCCTTAAAGCTTTTCAGTTCTCTCGATATTGTTGCTGTCAGATGAAAACCTCATTCAATGGACAGACTTTATTTTAAGTAGCTTTTTAATTGTTTCCATGTTCAAATCATAGATGACCTTTCTGATTCTCAtgcaatcaataaaaacacacaaatcagaTTTCACCTGACAGCAGTAATTTTTATTTGGCTCTTTTTTTCCAGCGTAGATTTCACACAAGAGTCATATATTGTTAACCAACCAGCCATCCACATTGAACATGTTATTCTAAGTCACTCTGGCCCCCGAAGTCATTCAGCCGGTGCAGGTGCAGTGAAATTAAAGTTCCCTAAATGACACTGTTCCACGGGGGAACACAAGAAGAAATGATTACATTTAGCTCTGAGGTCCTTCTGTGaggaacattttcatttttcttactGCAGCCACAAAACTGATTTAATCGTTGTACAGGTTTGTATTTGAGAAAACTGAAACAGTACCTGTAtggttttcattttattgactgttttatgtaATATACACATGAATTCTGCCACGGACAGCTAAAAAAAATGAGAGATGTTTGATTTAATATACACAATAAACCTGTAGGAGTTTCAAAACTCAGCTAGAGTTTAGTAGAAAACATctgatttgtattttattttagatttgtACATGTTTTGATTAAGTATATTTCCatgattgtcttttttttcaaaaggtCAGTAATGCTGTTTTAAGTTGGTATGACTTCTTATACGCAAGTTTCTTCTACCAATATGTAATGACGTATAATCATGTTAGATCCATGGAAATAATTGTAACACATATAGAATAAAGCAGGGTTGCAGTCCGTCCACATGATTTTATATGTGTACTTTTAGAGTCAATGGATGTGCATTTattcaggaaataaaaatgGCATTTCGTCTTTTCTTTACTGAGAATTCAACTCTCCTTGTGTCGATGCCCACACATTTGCAGAGTCGCTTCGGTCCAGGAACCTCACAACCAGAATCGAGAGACAAACCCATTGGGAATGCTCCAGAGACCTTATACACTGCAGATCAGGGCTTTTCAGAGGCGGATGTAATGGATGCACGAAGCTCCCTAAATGATTCATGAGACCTTTACCTTAGAGTAATGAGAGCAGCATGGGCAAAGCATACACTCTTTACTGTTGGCCGCCTACATTGGTTTTGATCCCTGGAATTCCCCCGTGGGTTTCGTTTATAATGTTTGCTCAAACACAATCCCTGCCTCCATGTGAGAAACAATGTGTCTGATATTATGCCaattaaaacaacacacacaaaaatattgtgtttatgACTCACACGTTTTTGTGCCCTTTTGCTAACATGTGCATGGTTTAGAGCCGGAGCACGTATTGCTTGGTAGACTATATGGAATTTTGCAGTGGATCCATTTATTAATTCTCTACACAGAAACCTGAAAGGCCAATTGTGCACAGTGAAATGTGTGAATAATTTAAACTTGCTCATCAGgcaataaaaaaagacacatacaTACCCCATTAGGAATTAATTTGGATTTACTTTAACATGCTGTTAGATTTGTAATTGTGTTTCTTGTGGGAAAGATCAAGGGAATATGTAACTGATGAGAGACTAAACCAGACAGCTCATGTGTgctaccaacacattctcatcccaggccgtcaaatactgatgctttctCACGCCTCAGTATGTATTCTCACTCTCAGTATTCTCTTGTCTCCCCTTTGTTTATAAGGCATTGCTTGGAAAGCTACCCTTCTACCTCACTtatcttttaaaaatgaaatcgATCTGTCATCACACACGCTCACAGGAATTTTTATCACTTGAAACTCCTCAGATCAGTTCAGAGCTCGGCGAATTAGCTTTTAGATTTTACGAACCAAATAAATGGAACAAGTTATGGGAGGTATTTAGATTAGACAGGTATGTGTGGTTAGATCATTTCAAGTGTATGCTAAATAACATGGTTGTTTGACAGTGTTCCTGCTTTGGTTAGTTGACAGACAGAGATTTAACTTTTTcgtctttttactgtttttattactattCATCATTCTTATGCTACTTATTTGTTTAATggacttttttcatcactttattgTGATCACTATTATATACTTGTATCATTCTTGCAACTGAATGTGAACTCAGGGCATTGCTGTAAAAGAGCTTAACGCTCAGTCAAATTTTCCCTGAATAAACAATGGTTTGATGTGATACCGACGCTGAGGCACCCTTTGGCGTCTCTATGAAACGCACCCTTTCCTTTACCATCTGTCTGTTACTCTCTGTTGGGTGATGCACATTATAACATGTAGTTAATGTTTTGCAAATGGTCGCAGtcaagtttaggcaacaaatcaATTTGTTTAGGTCAAGAAAAAACAAGTTTTGAGttaaaataagtgcataaaGTGACGTTAAGTACTTCACATGAGCAGGGTTGGGGAGTAAAGAAATACAAGTAACTCAGGTACATATTTGaaatacagttacagttttaatttgttgttttctgaaTACAGCTactgtgtttaaaaacagatgACCCAAAGggatttcttcattttgtttttgttgtatttgctCTAACAGTATGTCATAACTGAATAAGACGTGAGTAACCATCAGTTTGATTGCATTTCTTTCTATTAGAATGTTCCAACTGGATGAAGCAGTGTCGTTTTGAGCTAAACttttgtcaccatgtttctattTTTTCGTGTCACTCGCTTTGAAAGTTTCGCAATGGATGGAGAATGGCTGATTCATGATGTTGAAATGAAGAGTTATCTACAGAACACTTACtcatttcacaacaaaaaccaaaataaggcagcagctggctggagggagatcacacagagtaaaaagttTCTGATAAATCACCATCACTATTAACAGCCTACTCGCTGCTGGCTAAAttgtatgtcatttccagtaaatatcacaatattaaacttgtgtttcctgttttaaaagTACAACAATAGACAGATAGAAAGTGCTCtcccatcttttaagtggttacatcTCCAGTTGAGCACATAGCTAATTGGTAGCCCATGTAATTTGTTTACATGACCCTAAGAGAAGAGCACATTTACAGAATCAGTGTGAATAGAGTGGTGCTTGCTTGCAATTAGGACATGGTATAAAaatcacacaaagacacacatttcCCATAAACAGATAACTGTGTGTGCAGTGCACCTGCCATGCCATaatgacagagatgcaaagCCAGGACATTGCCCCGTGTTTTTGGAGACCCAAACATATGAGTTCAGCAAGATGATTCTGCTCTATTCCTAAAGTAATCCaaagtatttaaaatatgttgctTAGTTTGAGTAATCTAATGGAATATGTTACACATTGCATTTTGCATTTTGGGGCATCTATTCAGTAATCTGTAGTGGAATATGTTTTAAAGGTAACCCTCCCAACACTGCACATAAGTGACTTAAGTATGTGTCAGTAGGATTTAAGTTGCATTGCCTTACTTACAATAAAACAGCACTGACAGCTGGTTTCACATGGTACATGAACAGCATCACACCCTAGACAGACTTTTTTGATCTGAGCGTCAAATGTTGCTttggatgggtttacactggagcaAGCAGGAAACCCAGTGCATCTCACAGAGACACCAAAGGGTGCCTTCTAGGGTGTCAGTTTTACACACTGAGGGGCATGATGAcgtgttggtatttgatgatCTTGGACTAAGAACAGGCTGGTgcgacactcacacacatttctttttctcataATACTatacagactgtataaaagaagtctATGTAATCGCTGttacatcacccattggtttgtgaactgTCTTGAGGTTTGGCCATCGCCGTCTTGgagttttggagccagaagtggctGCTGGGAAAAGTCTTCAAGCAAGGTGTATCTTGGTTaaggttacaaaaaaaaaaatcatggtttgagTTAATATGAAGAGATTTCTGGCAGAAATCCCCGAAAGCACACTTTTCCCATGTGCTCaaaggtgaccatatttggacaagagggtggaacTTGGAGGAGCAGTGGGTGGGTGCCATGGATTTGCATTGCTACACagacttgtcaatcacaagcCCTGAGGCATACTCTGCTttattgtctgtttgttttctatttCTCTGTTTATTGTCTATGGGACCatcattttagaaaataaacat
Protein-coding sequences here:
- the cacng1b gene encoding voltage-dependent calcium channel gamma-1 subunit, with amino-acid sequence MFEEQATKVKITSVVIVVGMSAMLAAVVTDHWAVLSPRVEKLNATCEAAHFGLWRLCKKTIFIVEEDPQGKGCGPISLPGAKNCSYFKHFTSGEEAEVFEVKTQKEYNISAAAIAIFSLFFMILGTLCVIFSFGKGRDYLLRPAGMFFAFAGLCIIISVEVMRQSVRRMIDSDETIWIEYHYSWSFTCACASFTLLILSGGALLLISMPHMPRNPWETCMDAEPDTLD